From one Chryseobacterium sp. 3008163 genomic stretch:
- a CDS encoding NTF2 fold immunity protein — MKTTHFFLTLILTLFSCSEKTSNSKDELSQTQIYTENKDSEYAKEELENAKINNEFSPTKAILNSKTAVEIAENILFPIYGKDNIIKQRPYDVNFIDGYYIINGTFPKPTIGGTFLIIINSKDGKVIKLTHGK, encoded by the coding sequence ATGAAAACAACACATTTTTTTCTTACTCTTATTTTAACCCTGTTTTCATGTTCTGAAAAAACATCAAATTCAAAAGATGAATTAAGTCAAACTCAAATTTACACCGAAAATAAAGATTCTGAATATGCTAAAGAGGAATTAGAAAACGCAAAAATCAATAATGAATTTTCTCCAACGAAAGCAATCCTCAATTCAAAAACAGCTGTGGAAATTGCCGAAAATATTTTATTTCCGATATATGGTAAAGACAATATTATCAAACAAAGACCTTATGATGTAAACTTCATTGATGGATATTATATTATTAACGGGACTTTTCCAAAACCAACTATTGGAGGAACTTTTCTTATAATTATCAATTCCAAAGATGGAAAAGTAATTAAGCTTACTCACGGAAAATGA
- a CDS encoding DUF2892 domain-containing protein, with the protein MNKYIKFVIAAIFIGIGIYLIFNRNWGWGAVLIILSAVPIFLFFKNENILLAFWQLRKQDMVKASKFLNNIKDYKTELHKTQYGYYHYLQGLVLAQDHPTKVEPLMKKALEYGLNMKHDRAMATLNLAAGAISKGRRQEGQRLLDEAKALDTAGMMADQIKMMKDQLKMPTMQKHIHNPHMRNRGKF; encoded by the coding sequence ATGAATAAATACATAAAATTCGTAATTGCTGCTATTTTTATTGGAATAGGAATATATCTAATTTTTAATAGAAATTGGGGTTGGGGAGCTGTACTGATTATTCTTTCTGCTGTTCCAATTTTTCTTTTCTTTAAAAACGAAAATATCCTTTTGGCATTCTGGCAACTGAGAAAACAGGATATGGTAAAAGCGTCAAAGTTTTTAAATAATATTAAAGATTATAAAACAGAGCTTCACAAAACCCAATACGGTTATTATCATTATTTACAAGGTTTAGTTTTGGCTCAGGATCATCCAACGAAAGTTGAACCTTTGATGAAAAAAGCGTTGGAATATGGTCTGAATATGAAGCACGACAGAGCGATGGCTACATTGAATTTGGCAGCTGGCGCAATTTCTAAAGGAAGAAGACAGGAGGGACAAAGACTTTTGGATGAAGCTAAAGCACTTGACACGGCGGGAATGATGGCTGATCAAATCAAAATGATGAAAGATCAGTTGAAAATGCCGACTATGCAGAAGCATATTCACAATCCTCATATGAGAAATAGAGGGAAGTTTTAA
- a CDS encoding TPM domain-containing protein: MRLRSLKILFSFVFICLYTVVSAQYTIPEKPAVLYPMYDEGNLLTQKEKTELNNKLIKFADSTSTEIEVIIIPSTKGEDINYLATMFGEKWGIGQKDVDNGIVFLIATQDRTMSIQQGRAVEQYLTASVAGQIIDYIVTPNFKQGKWYEGINGGTTAIMDAVQGKFKPLANHKKSGDINVSKLLLIGFVIFIILIFLFRNKGGGDDDGDIMISRRGRRNYPGGFFPFPFPGSFGGGGFGGGSSGGGGGFGGFGGGGSFGGGGASGDGNLIIAP; encoded by the coding sequence ATGAGATTACGTTCTCTTAAAATATTATTTTCATTTGTATTCATTTGCTTGTACACTGTCGTATCAGCACAATACACTATTCCTGAAAAACCTGCCGTTTTATATCCAATGTATGATGAAGGTAATTTGCTGACGCAGAAGGAAAAAACTGAACTCAACAACAAGCTCATCAAATTTGCAGATTCTACCTCAACGGAAATTGAAGTAATCATCATTCCATCAACCAAAGGCGAAGACATCAATTATCTGGCAACGATGTTTGGTGAAAAATGGGGAATCGGACAAAAAGACGTTGACAACGGGATCGTTTTTTTAATTGCCACGCAAGATAGAACTATGTCAATCCAGCAAGGGCGGGCGGTTGAACAATATCTAACGGCATCAGTTGCCGGACAGATTATAGATTATATCGTGACCCCAAATTTCAAACAGGGAAAATGGTATGAAGGAATCAATGGCGGAACGACGGCCATCATGGATGCGGTTCAGGGAAAGTTTAAACCATTGGCCAATCATAAAAAATCTGGCGATATCAATGTTTCAAAACTCCTTCTTATCGGATTTGTGATCTTCATTATTCTTATCTTTCTTTTCAGAAACAAAGGCGGTGGTGACGATGACGGCGATATCATGATTAGCCGAAGAGGACGAAGAAATTACCCTGGCGGATTCTTCCCTTTCCCTTTTCCCGGCAGTTTTGGAGGAGGAGGCTTTGGCGGAGGAAGTTCCGGAGGTGGCGGCGGTTTTGGAGGCTTCGGCGGTGGCGGAAGTTTTGGAGGCGGTGGCGCTTCGGGGGATGGTAATTTAATTATTGCACCATGA
- a CDS encoding D-alanine--D-alanine ligase has translation MSKKHVAVVMGGYSDEYKVSLKSGQLIYDSLDRDLYNVYKIVILKDEWYFLDENENKLPINKGDFSVNLNNNETLKFDVCFNIIHGTPGENGILQAYWDAIGQTYTGCDFYQSALTFNKKDTLAVLSKYGIPSAKSVYLRKGEDINVDEIIENLGLPVFVKPNQSGSSLGISKVKDQSEMIAATEIAFKEDDEILIESFLDGMEVSVGVIDFKGETIVLGITEIVPQNEFFDYEAKYEGASEEITPARIDAETTKRVEEIAKRAYDSLGMSGFSRSEFILMDGIPYMLEMNTNPGFSPASILPQQAKIYGISIKDLCGNEVEKALQKRN, from the coding sequence ATGAGCAAAAAACACGTTGCCGTAGTTATGGGAGGCTATTCTGACGAATATAAAGTTTCCCTGAAAAGTGGACAATTGATTTATGATTCTTTAGACAGAGATCTTTATAATGTATATAAAATTGTCATTCTTAAGGATGAATGGTATTTTTTAGATGAAAATGAGAACAAACTTCCCATTAATAAAGGAGATTTTTCGGTTAATTTAAATAATAATGAAACTTTAAAATTTGACGTCTGCTTCAACATTATCCACGGAACTCCCGGTGAAAACGGAATTTTACAGGCATATTGGGACGCAATCGGACAAACCTATACCGGTTGCGATTTTTACCAAAGTGCTTTGACGTTTAATAAAAAAGATACTTTAGCTGTTTTATCTAAATATGGAATTCCGTCTGCGAAAAGTGTTTATTTAAGAAAAGGAGAAGATATTAACGTTGATGAGATCATTGAAAACCTTGGACTTCCTGTTTTTGTAAAACCCAATCAATCCGGTTCTTCATTGGGAATTTCTAAAGTTAAAGATCAGTCTGAAATGATTGCCGCAACAGAAATTGCTTTTAAAGAAGATGATGAAATTTTGATTGAAAGCTTCCTCGACGGAATGGAAGTTTCTGTAGGTGTGATTGATTTCAAAGGTGAAACTATTGTTTTGGGAATTACAGAGATTGTTCCTCAAAATGAATTCTTCGATTATGAAGCTAAATATGAAGGTGCTTCAGAAGAAATTACTCCTGCAAGAATTGACGCTGAAACCACAAAAAGAGTGGAAGAAATTGCAAAAAGAGCCTACGATTCTTTAGGAATGAGCGGTTTTTCAAGAAGTGAATTTATTTTAATGGATGGAATCCCATATATGTTGGAAATGAATACCAATCCAGGATTTTCACCAGCAAGTATTCTTCCTCAACAAGCAAAAATCTATGGAATTTCTATTAAAGATCTTTGCGGAAATGAGGTTGAAAAAGCTTTACAAAAAAGAAACTAA
- the coaD gene encoding pantetheine-phosphate adenylyltransferase — protein sequence MKIAVFPGSFDPITLGHYDIIERAAALFDKVIIAIGQNSQKKYMFPLEKRMEFIQNSVADFPNVEVDHFEGLTVDYCFEKNAQFILRGLRNPADFEFEKAIAHTNRTLAHKKLETVFLLTSSGKSFISSSIVREIINHGGEYELLVPDAVRVEK from the coding sequence ATGAAAATTGCTGTTTTTCCAGGGTCTTTTGATCCTATTACATTAGGACATTACGATATTATTGAGAGAGCTGCGGCACTTTTCGACAAGGTGATTATTGCCATCGGACAAAATTCTCAGAAGAAATACATGTTTCCACTTGAGAAAAGAATGGAATTCATCCAAAATTCGGTCGCTGACTTTCCCAATGTTGAAGTAGATCATTTTGAAGGACTTACGGTCGATTATTGTTTCGAAAAAAATGCTCAGTTCATCCTACGGGGCTTAAGAAATCCTGCAGATTTTGAATTTGAAAAAGCAATAGCTCACACCAATCGTACTTTAGCCCACAAAAAACTAGAAACCGTTTTCTTACTGACCTCATCAGGAAAATCATTCATCAGCAGCAGCATCGTGAGAGAAATTATCAATCATGGCGGCGAATATGAATTGCTGGTACCAGATGCGGTGCGCGTTGAAAAATAA
- a CDS encoding RluA family pseudouridine synthase: MTEDNEDFLDEELLDPNNVDIDEENKGLYEHVNIIVDGKQEPLRIDKFLLNFRQNSSRNKISQTCRAGNVVVNGNPVKQNYRVKPGDQISLLLAHPPRLNVIIPQDIPINIVYEDDDLVVVDKEPGMVVHPGFGNWDGTLVNALAFHFDKKGEKSDLDRVGLVHRIDKDTSGLLVIAKNEYALSFLAKQFFERKTKRLYWAFVWGNVKEDEGTITGHIGRHPKNRMQMYTYADGSMGKHAVTHYKVLERFKYMTWVECKLETGRTHQIRAHFKHIGHTLFNDARYEGNVALRGVNMPKYKHFVKNVFDVLPRHALHAHTLGFIHPTSKKELYFESPMPQDMTDAVKKWRNYLEN, translated from the coding sequence ATGACAGAAGATAACGAAGATTTTTTAGACGAAGAATTATTAGATCCCAACAATGTAGATATTGATGAGGAAAACAAAGGTTTGTATGAGCATGTAAACATTATCGTTGATGGCAAGCAGGAACCTTTAAGAATAGATAAATTTCTTTTAAACTTCCGTCAGAATTCTTCAAGAAATAAAATTTCGCAAACCTGCAGAGCCGGGAATGTTGTGGTCAATGGAAACCCTGTAAAGCAAAACTATCGTGTAAAGCCGGGAGATCAGATTTCTTTATTGCTTGCCCATCCACCGAGATTGAACGTAATCATTCCGCAGGATATTCCTATTAATATTGTTTATGAAGATGACGATTTAGTCGTTGTAGATAAAGAACCAGGAATGGTTGTACATCCAGGATTTGGAAATTGGGACGGAACTTTGGTGAATGCTTTGGCTTTTCATTTTGATAAGAAAGGAGAAAAATCAGATTTGGATAGAGTAGGATTGGTTCACAGAATTGATAAAGATACTTCAGGACTTTTAGTCATTGCCAAAAACGAATATGCTTTAAGTTTTCTTGCCAAGCAGTTTTTTGAAAGAAAAACCAAAAGATTGTATTGGGCTTTTGTTTGGGGCAACGTAAAAGAAGACGAAGGCACCATAACGGGTCACATAGGCAGGCATCCTAAGAATAGAATGCAGATGTACACTTATGCGGACGGAAGCATGGGGAAGCACGCCGTAACGCATTATAAAGTTTTGGAAAGATTTAAATACATGACTTGGGTAGAGTGTAAATTGGAAACCGGAAGAACCCACCAAATCCGTGCGCATTTCAAACATATTGGTCATACACTCTTTAATGATGCAAGATATGAAGGAAATGTCGCCCTTCGAGGAGTTAATATGCCTAAGTATAAGCACTTTGTGAAAAATGTCTTTGATGTTTTACCGAGACATGCACTTCATGCGCATACTTTAGGATTTATACATCCCACTTCCAAAAAGGAATTGTATTTTGAGAGCCCAATGCCCCAAGATATGACGGATGCCGTAAAAAAATGGAGAAATTATTTAGAAAACTAA
- a CDS encoding PASTA domain-containing protein: protein MLKSLFNWKVLVNLLVAIAIFVGLVWLTFRWLEYHTNHGQEIPVPNVINKSVHDAVKILEDNGLDYEVDSAAYNPKFRPLQVLKVYPAPGSRVKDGRAIQLMVNPKSWAPVIVPDVINKYSGLAFQRLDRVGLKVGDTIFEPSIQKDAVLRILFKGNSLKPGSLLPRFSTVDVVIGSGPMRNINIPNVVGLTVKEAKAYIARNLFEVGIVEHEDGGKDESDIVYYQDPAAGDARDQGMQIDLWASKKTPAELRDRIDQLNSTYRMRVDTTLPPIRYEEVPNFQDEPVNTLPPPAVTPKPASPKTTVSATSKPVSTTKTTEVKSKSTTSSIDNKAKSTTTPVADKPKAKKVNIQ, encoded by the coding sequence ATGCTTAAATCACTTTTCAATTGGAAAGTTTTAGTTAATTTGCTAGTAGCAATCGCAATTTTTGTGGGATTGGTATGGCTTACGTTTCGTTGGTTAGAGTATCATACCAACCATGGTCAGGAAATTCCTGTTCCTAACGTTATTAATAAATCTGTACATGACGCCGTCAAAATATTAGAAGACAACGGGCTAGACTACGAAGTAGACAGCGCTGCGTATAATCCAAAATTCAGACCTCTTCAGGTTTTGAAAGTTTATCCTGCACCCGGATCTCGTGTGAAAGACGGAAGAGCAATTCAGCTGATGGTGAATCCTAAAAGCTGGGCTCCTGTTATTGTTCCTGATGTTATCAATAAATATTCAGGATTGGCATTCCAAAGACTTGATAGGGTAGGATTGAAGGTTGGTGATACTATCTTTGAGCCGAGTATTCAAAAAGATGCGGTTCTTAGAATTTTATTTAAAGGTAATTCTTTAAAACCGGGATCACTTTTACCTAGATTTTCTACTGTTGATGTTGTAATTGGGTCTGGTCCTATGAGAAACATTAATATACCTAATGTTGTAGGTCTTACCGTAAAAGAAGCAAAAGCTTACATTGCCAGAAATCTTTTTGAAGTAGGAATTGTAGAGCATGAAGACGGTGGAAAGGATGAGTCTGACATAGTATATTATCAAGATCCTGCGGCAGGTGATGCACGAGATCAGGGGATGCAAATAGACCTCTGGGCGAGTAAGAAAACTCCTGCAGAGCTCCGAGACAGAATTGATCAGTTGAATTCTACATACAGAATGAGAGTTGATACCACGCTTCCTCCGATAAGATATGAAGAAGTTCCTAATTTTCAGGATGAGCCAGTGAACACGTTGCCGCCACCTGCAGTTACACCAAAGCCGGCTAGTCCGAAGACGACAGTTTCTGCAACTTCTAAGCCTGTAAGTACTACAAAAACTACTGAAGTGAAGTCTAAGTCCACTACAAGCAGTATAGACAATAAGGCTAAATCGACGACAACACCTGTGGCTGATAAGCCTAAAGCTAAGAAGGTAAATATCCAATAA
- the murI gene encoding glutamate racemase produces the protein MKTKKQDYSHLSPQQPIGIFDSGVGGLTVAKEIKRLLPHENLIYFGDTKHLPYGEKSKEAIIEYSTKITNFLLEQNCKAIVIACNTATANALNEVMQAVAGKVPVIDVINPVAEKVAYEIHNNVGVIATKATVNSGLYKKSIRKHNKFIKVDELATPLLVPAIEEGFKNHPITHSIIYNYLSNAKLKNIETLILGCTHYPLLIDEIKQYYGNRVRVIDSPNIVANHLNIILDKYHLLNTNNPKATYQFYLSDITKNFEKISKKFFGKSIDLELKVL, from the coding sequence TTGAAAACTAAAAAACAAGATTATTCGCATCTTTCGCCTCAACAGCCTATCGGAATTTTTGATAGCGGTGTGGGTGGTTTAACGGTTGCTAAAGAAATCAAAAGACTTCTTCCCCATGAGAATCTTATTTACTTTGGGGATACCAAACATCTTCCTTACGGTGAAAAATCCAAAGAAGCAATTATAGAATATTCTACGAAAATTACCAATTTCTTATTGGAACAAAACTGCAAAGCCATCGTTATTGCCTGTAATACCGCTACAGCAAATGCTTTGAATGAAGTCATGCAAGCCGTTGCCGGAAAAGTTCCTGTGATTGACGTGATCAATCCTGTTGCGGAAAAAGTAGCGTATGAAATTCATAATAATGTCGGTGTGATTGCAACGAAAGCTACTGTAAATTCAGGCCTGTATAAGAAAAGCATCCGCAAGCACAATAAGTTCATAAAAGTGGATGAATTGGCAACGCCGTTGCTGGTGCCGGCAATTGAAGAAGGTTTTAAAAATCATCCGATTACGCATTCTATCATTTACAATTATCTGAGTAATGCAAAGCTTAAAAATATTGAAACGTTGATCTTAGGCTGTACGCATTATCCGTTATTGATTGACGAGATCAAACAATATTATGGAAACCGCGTTCGTGTTATAGATTCTCCGAATATTGTTGCGAACCACCTGAATATTATTTTAGATAAATATCATCTTCTCAATACCAACAATCCAAAGGCGACTTATCAGTTTTACCTTTCGGATATTACCAAAAACTTTGAGAAAATTTCAAAAAAATTCTTCGGAAAAAGTATTGATTTGGAATTGAAAGTATTATAA
- the hemW gene encoding radical SAM family heme chaperone HemW: MPFCKQKCSYCNFHFSTSLNFKDEMIAAMKKEIFLRKDELQSKNLQSLYFGGGTPSILSGDEIKSLIDEVLKYFSFNADIEITLEANPDDLDKNFLRQLSNSPINRLSIGTQSFFDEDLRLMNRAHNASDAEGSIKRAQDFGFENLSIDLIYGSPTSNLEIWKQNLNKTIALEVPHISSYALTVEPKTALEKWIANGKVSNPKEEEQNREFYYMIDFLKDHEFEHYEISNFAKKGFHSRHNSAYWKYNEYLGIGPSAHSYNGFDVRSWNIANNQQYIKKLNSKLLAKETEILSPKDQFNEMIMIGLRTTWGVDLESLKNKFKEDILDQFHKELQQKIADGILMKENNHLKIPEKHWFMADGIASDLFQV; this comes from the coding sequence ATTCCTTTCTGCAAACAGAAGTGCAGCTATTGCAATTTTCATTTTTCTACGTCTTTGAATTTTAAAGATGAAATGATTGCTGCAATGAAAAAAGAAATTTTTCTCCGCAAAGATGAGCTTCAAAGCAAAAATCTGCAGTCACTTTACTTTGGTGGCGGAACGCCTTCCATACTTTCTGGAGACGAAATCAAGTCTTTAATTGATGAGGTCTTAAAATATTTCAGTTTTAATGCTGATATTGAAATTACTTTGGAGGCAAATCCGGATGATTTAGATAAAAACTTTTTAAGACAGCTATCAAATTCTCCGATTAATCGACTGTCAATTGGAACGCAAAGTTTTTTTGATGAAGATTTAAGGCTGATGAACCGTGCACATAATGCTTCTGATGCCGAAGGTTCTATCAAAAGAGCTCAGGATTTTGGCTTTGAAAATTTAAGTATTGACTTAATTTACGGCTCACCGACTTCTAATTTAGAAATTTGGAAGCAAAATTTAAACAAAACCATTGCGCTTGAAGTTCCCCATATTTCGTCGTACGCACTGACGGTCGAGCCCAAAACCGCTTTAGAAAAATGGATTGCCAATGGAAAAGTTTCAAATCCTAAGGAAGAAGAGCAAAACAGAGAGTTTTATTATATGATTGATTTTCTTAAAGATCATGAGTTTGAGCATTATGAAATCTCTAATTTTGCGAAAAAAGGGTTTCATTCCAGACATAATTCTGCCTATTGGAAGTATAATGAATACCTGGGTATTGGTCCTTCTGCACATTCTTACAACGGATTTGATGTAAGAAGCTGGAATATTGCCAACAATCAACAGTATATCAAAAAATTAAACTCCAAACTTTTGGCTAAAGAGACAGAAATTCTTTCTCCGAAAGATCAGTTTAACGAAATGATCATGATCGGATTGAGAACAACCTGGGGCGTTGATCTCGAAAGTTTAAAAAATAAGTTTAAAGAAGATATTTTAGATCAATTTCATAAAGAACTCCAACAGAAAATCGCTGACGGAATTTTAATGAAAGAGAATAATCACCTCAAAATTCCTGAAAAACATTGGTTTATGGCAGACGGAATTGCTTCAGATCTGTTTCAGGTTTAA
- a CDS encoding TPM domain-containing protein: MSHYLTDQQIASLVEAIQSAEDHSTGEIRVHIDSTTENNNAETAYEVFNELCKDKTAEKNAVLFHINFEKKYLTIIGDTGIHAKVHQSYWDHLHDFITSEFAKGNYHKALKSAILETGLELKKHFPVTGENHNELPNEITFS; encoded by the coding sequence ATGAGCCATTATCTAACAGATCAACAGATAGCTTCCCTCGTGGAAGCTATTCAGTCGGCAGAAGATCATTCTACCGGAGAAATTCGTGTGCACATTGATTCTACCACCGAAAATAACAATGCAGAGACGGCTTACGAAGTTTTCAACGAATTATGTAAAGACAAAACTGCAGAAAAAAATGCGGTTCTCTTTCATATTAATTTTGAAAAGAAATACCTTACTATTATTGGTGACACTGGCATTCATGCAAAAGTGCATCAATCGTATTGGGATCATCTGCACGACTTTATCACTTCAGAATTTGCAAAAGGCAATTATCACAAAGCTTTAAAAAGCGCTATTCTCGAAACCGGTCTCGAACTCAAAAAACATTTTCCGGTAACGGGAGAAAACCACAACGAACTTCCCAATGAGATTACGTTCTCTTAA
- a CDS encoding trimeric intracellular cation channel family protein, translating to MHEQLNFAIEILGTISFSMSGSFAAMQKRLDPFGVLIIAFVTSVGGGTVRDLLLDIPVFWMHDLLMCGLILATSVFSMVFKSIEKNFKVTLFIFDSFGLGLFTIIGVQKGLNADIHPLICIGLGTITGCFGGIIRDILLNRIPLIFRKEIYASACIIGGSTFLLLTHFTTLSYTFIQIFTILMIVSVRTLAVKYHWQIPKFYGYESNSEM from the coding sequence ATGCACGAACAGCTCAATTTTGCTATAGAAATTCTCGGGACGATCTCATTTTCGATGTCGGGGAGTTTTGCTGCAATGCAGAAGCGGCTTGACCCGTTTGGTGTTTTAATTATTGCCTTTGTCACTTCTGTTGGCGGCGGAACGGTGAGAGATTTACTTTTAGACATTCCCGTTTTTTGGATGCATGATCTTTTGATGTGCGGTTTGATTTTGGCGACAAGTGTTTTTTCAATGGTATTTAAATCAATTGAGAAAAACTTTAAAGTCACTTTATTTATTTTCGACAGTTTCGGGTTGGGATTGTTTACGATTATCGGCGTTCAAAAAGGCTTGAATGCAGATATCCATCCTTTGATTTGTATTGGCTTAGGAACCATCACTGGATGTTTTGGTGGAATTATTCGGGATATTTTATTGAATAGAATCCCATTGATTTTTAGAAAAGAAATCTACGCAAGTGCTTGTATTATTGGCGGATCAACATTTTTATTGTTAACCCATTTCACTACACTTTCTTATACTTTCATTCAGATTTTCACCATTTTAATGATTGTAAGCGTCAGAACTTTAGCAGTGAAATATCATTGGCAGATTCCTAAATTCTATGGATACGAAAGTAATTCTGAAATGTAG
- a CDS encoding dihydrofolate reductase: protein MTTIVVAMGEKNEIGADNQLLWHLPKDLKHFKDLTSGHPIIMGRKTYESIGKALPNRTNIVISRKKNWFEEGILIVGSIKEAVKFAKKIDENVFIIGGGNIYEQTMEIADKLEVTLVKAELKADTFFPKIDPKIWKLTEEVFHEKDDKNQYDFSFQTYEKIEH, encoded by the coding sequence ATGACAACAATAGTGGTGGCAATGGGCGAGAAAAACGAAATTGGTGCTGATAACCAATTGCTTTGGCATCTCCCGAAAGATCTAAAACATTTTAAAGACCTCACATCGGGACACCCGATCATCATGGGAAGAAAAACTTATGAAAGCATAGGTAAAGCACTTCCAAACCGTACCAATATTGTCATTTCCAGAAAGAAAAACTGGTTCGAAGAAGGGATTTTAATTGTAGGAAGCATTAAAGAAGCTGTGAAATTTGCAAAGAAAATCGATGAAAATGTTTTCATCATTGGCGGCGGAAATATATACGAACAAACAATGGAAATTGCTGACAAGCTTGAAGTTACTTTGGTGAAAGCTGAGTTGAAGGCCGATACTTTTTTTCCTAAAATTGATCCGAAAATTTGGAAGCTAACGGAAGAGGTTTTTCATGAAAAAGATGATAAAAACCAATATGATTTCAGCTTTCAGACGTATGAGAAAATCGAACATTAA
- a CDS encoding LemA family protein, whose amino-acid sequence MKNKGCLSAGTIGIALLIIVAVLFFWGKSGYNKFVTQEQNVNTKWSNVETVYQKRANLIPNLERTVKSYSKFEQETLTKVVEARSKATSINIDPTNMTEADMAKFQAAQGELSGALSRLMAVVESYPNLKADQQFINFQREYIAIENSIRSETVYYNKAAEEYNVSIKTFPNNILANFTNFKERPQFKAAAGAEKAPDVFTE is encoded by the coding sequence ATGAAAAACAAAGGTTGCCTGAGCGCCGGAACCATCGGTATTGCTCTACTTATTATCGTTGCTGTATTATTTTTCTGGGGAAAAAGCGGATACAATAAATTCGTAACACAGGAACAAAACGTCAACACAAAATGGTCTAACGTTGAAACGGTTTATCAAAAAAGAGCCAATTTAATTCCGAATTTAGAAAGAACAGTAAAATCTTATTCAAAATTTGAGCAGGAAACACTGACGAAAGTTGTGGAAGCTCGTTCTAAAGCTACTTCTATCAACATCGACCCTACCAATATGACTGAAGCTGATATGGCAAAATTTCAGGCAGCACAGGGAGAATTATCCGGTGCTTTAAGTCGATTGATGGCAGTTGTTGAATCTTATCCAAATTTGAAAGCAGATCAGCAGTTTATCAATTTCCAGAGAGAATATATTGCGATTGAGAACAGCATTCGTTCAGAAACTGTTTATTATAATAAAGCAGCGGAAGAATACAATGTTTCAATAAAAACTTTCCCAAATAATATCTTGGCAAATTTTACCAATTTCAAAGAAAGACCACAGTTTAAAGCGGCTGCAGGCGCTGAAAAAGCACCGGACGTTTTCACAGAATAA
- a CDS encoding PorP/SprF family type IX secretion system membrane protein, with amino-acid sequence MRKLYAIVCLALLSNAYKAQESLPYYQQYLLDGEFLFNPAQYGKTDYVQLNLNYQQQFSKFSESPNVQSVGINANIFDRVGAGISVFRDSNGPISAGGITAGASYFIPLSSDGERKDQFSFGTSVNFYNMNFDYSKINTEDGYDPLLQGNESNIFMAYANFGLAATYKGLFGGISVNDIALSNDESIVNNYEPSPIKFFLNLGYDWKIADNIAITPSALINLNTNSTRMMDLNLMATFSNDINAFSFGVSYRGVQNRFDNQQLSISPVVKVRFNKFMIGATYNLGMSDIQEYGGNSFMLGVGYNFDNFINHRGFRY; translated from the coding sequence ATGAGAAAACTATATGCTATCGTATGTTTAGCTCTTTTGTCTAATGCGTACAAAGCACAAGAATCATTACCATACTATCAGCAATATCTTTTAGATGGTGAGTTCCTGTTCAACCCTGCACAATATGGTAAAACGGACTATGTACAGCTTAATCTAAACTATCAACAACAATTTTCAAAATTTAGCGAGTCGCCAAACGTTCAGTCGGTGGGGATTAACGCTAATATTTTTGATAGAGTGGGAGCGGGTATTTCCGTTTTTAGAGATAGCAACGGTCCTATTTCTGCGGGAGGTATTACAGCAGGAGCTTCTTACTTCATCCCTTTAAGCAGTGATGGTGAAAGAAAAGATCAGTTTTCTTTTGGTACAAGTGTAAACTTTTACAATATGAATTTTGATTATTCTAAAATTAACACAGAAGACGGTTACGATCCATTATTGCAAGGAAACGAAAGTAATATCTTTATGGCATATGCAAACTTCGGTTTAGCGGCTACTTATAAAGGATTATTTGGAGGTATTTCCGTAAACGATATTGCATTAAGCAATGACGAATCTATCGTAAACAACTACGAGCCATCGCCAATCAAATTCTTCTTAAACTTAGGATACGACTGGAAGATCGCAGACAATATTGCAATTACTCCTTCAGCTTTAATCAATTTAAATACGAATTCTACCAGAATGATGGATTTAAACTTGATGGCTACATTCTCTAACGATATTAATGCTTTCTCTTTCGGGGTAAGCTACAGAGGTGTTCAAAACAGATTTGACAACCAGCAGTTGAGTATTTCACCAGTTGTAAAAGTAAGATTCAACAAATTCATGATTGGAGCTACTTATAACCTTGGAATGTCTGACATCCAGGAGTACGGTGGAAACAGCTTTATGCTTGGTGTAGGTTATAACTTTGATAACTTCATTAATCATAGAGGATTTAGATATTAA